A single genomic interval of Bradyrhizobium sp. AZCC 1693 harbors:
- a CDS encoding NADH-quinone oxidoreductase subunit B family protein, whose translation MRKLLFESVFRRPLTERAPSPDDAAVAELATALGQAARRRLGRSLSIREVDAGSCNGCELEIHALNNAYYDVERFGLRFVASPRHADVLMVTGPVTKNMREALQRTYDATPNPKWVVAVGDCARNGGCFAGSYAVVGGVSEVVPVDLHIPGCPPAPTAMLQGLLALLERADTGAATS comes from the coding sequence ATGCGCAAGCTGCTCTTCGAAAGCGTGTTTCGCCGGCCGCTCACCGAGCGGGCGCCATCGCCCGATGACGCCGCCGTGGCGGAGCTTGCAACCGCGCTCGGGCAGGCCGCGCGACGACGGCTCGGCCGGAGCCTGTCGATCCGCGAGGTCGATGCCGGATCCTGCAACGGATGCGAGCTGGAAATTCACGCGCTCAACAATGCCTATTACGACGTCGAGCGGTTCGGCCTGCGGTTCGTCGCCTCGCCGCGTCATGCCGACGTCCTGATGGTGACGGGACCGGTGACGAAAAATATGCGCGAGGCACTACAGCGCACCTATGATGCCACGCCCAATCCGAAATGGGTCGTGGCGGTCGGAGATTGCGCGCGGAACGGCGGATGTTTTGCCGGCAGCTATGCGGTCGTGGGCGGCGTCTCCGAGGTCGTCCCGGTCGACCTGCACATTCCCGGCTGCCCGCCTGCCCCCACAGCCATGCTGCAAGGATTGCTTGCCCTGCTCGAGCGCGCGGACACGGGCGCCGCTACATCGTGA
- a CDS encoding TRAP transporter large permease has translation MLLLLGGFLLLMLLGLPVALSMAASSLVYILVTGITPDVTLAQRMIAGVESFPLLAVPFFILAGNLMNIAGVTGRIYKFAVALVGWMRGGLGHVNIVGSVIFSGMSGTAIADAAGLGTIEIKAMKDHGYSTEFAVGVTAASATLGPIIPPSLPFVIYGMMANVSIGALFLGGVIPGVVMTLAMMATVAYFAHKNGWGSDSPFSWPQIGSAALEIFIVMAFPLVVWLLVVAGMSVNMAVGIGLVALLALDWYFDFSAVMALMAPVILIGGMTLGWFTPTEAAVAAVIWSLFLGLVRYRSMTLQTVAKATFDTIETTASVLFIVTAASIFAWLLTVSQAAQTLTDVILGITQNKWVFLLLANILILFVGCFIDTIAAITILVPILLPIVLKLGIDPIHFGLIMTLNLMIGLLHPPLGMVLFVLARVAKLSVERTTMAILPWLVPLLLALIAITYIPELTLWLPKYMGLSK, from the coding sequence ATGCTGCTGCTGCTTGGGGGATTTCTGCTGCTGATGCTGCTCGGCCTGCCGGTCGCGCTGTCCATGGCGGCATCGTCGCTGGTCTACATTCTCGTCACCGGCATCACGCCTGACGTGACGCTGGCGCAGCGCATGATCGCGGGCGTCGAGAGCTTTCCGCTGCTCGCCGTGCCGTTCTTTATTCTGGCCGGCAACCTCATGAACATCGCGGGCGTCACGGGACGCATCTACAAATTCGCGGTCGCGCTGGTGGGCTGGATGCGCGGCGGCCTCGGTCACGTCAATATCGTGGGCTCCGTGATCTTTTCCGGCATGTCCGGCACCGCGATCGCGGATGCCGCAGGGCTCGGCACTATCGAAATCAAGGCGATGAAGGATCACGGCTACTCCACCGAGTTCGCCGTCGGCGTGACAGCGGCGTCCGCCACGCTCGGTCCGATCATCCCGCCGTCGCTGCCGTTCGTCATCTACGGCATGATGGCGAACGTCTCGATCGGCGCGCTGTTTCTCGGCGGCGTGATCCCCGGCGTCGTCATGACTTTGGCCATGATGGCGACCGTGGCCTATTTCGCCCACAAGAACGGCTGGGGCAGCGACTCGCCGTTCTCCTGGCCGCAAATCGGCTCGGCCGCTCTCGAGATCTTCATCGTCATGGCCTTCCCGCTGGTGGTCTGGCTCCTGGTCGTCGCCGGGATGTCCGTGAACATGGCGGTCGGAATCGGGCTCGTCGCGTTGCTCGCGCTCGACTGGTATTTCGATTTCTCCGCTGTCATGGCGCTGATGGCGCCGGTTATCCTGATCGGCGGCATGACACTCGGCTGGTTCACGCCGACCGAAGCTGCGGTGGCTGCCGTGATCTGGTCGCTGTTCCTGGGGCTGGTGCGTTATCGCTCGATGACGCTGCAGACCGTTGCCAAGGCGACGTTCGACACCATCGAGACCACGGCATCGGTGCTGTTCATCGTCACCGCGGCCTCGATCTTCGCGTGGCTTTTGACGGTGTCGCAGGCGGCGCAGACGCTGACGGACGTGATACTCGGGATCACCCAGAACAAATGGGTATTCCTGCTGCTCGCCAATATCCTGATCCTGTTCGTCGGCTGCTTCATCGACACCATCGCCGCCATCACCATTCTGGTGCCGATCCTGCTGCCGATCGTTCTGAAACTGGGCATCGATCCGATCCATTTCGGCCTGATCATGACGCTGAACCTGATGATCGGACTCCTTCACCCGCCGCTCGGCATGGTGTTGTTCGTGCTCGCCCGCGTGGCGAAGCTTTCCGTCGAGCGCACGACCATGGCGATCCTGCCGTGGCTGGTGCCGCTTCTGCTGGCGCTCATCGCCATCACCTACATCCCGGAACTGACGCTCTGGCTACCTAAATATATGGGACTCTCAAAATGA
- a CDS encoding TRAP transporter small permease: protein MSTVEVHKQITADEIAHTFEDEVPKGADLSHYATEDWLALAIFWIMALSVFLQFFTRYVLNDSYAWTEEIATYCLIGVVFIGSAMCVRLSRHIQVDLLFRYLPHLPARALSTAIDLIRIAFFGYAIKLVWQFIQIIGDERMTTIKFQKGFVYYAVLLGFVLMFARAIQIAVENWRRGYSILERPGAFDGTEG from the coding sequence ATGTCGACGGTTGAAGTGCACAAGCAGATCACGGCGGACGAGATCGCCCATACGTTCGAGGACGAGGTCCCCAAGGGCGCCGACCTCAGTCATTACGCCACGGAGGACTGGCTCGCGCTCGCGATCTTCTGGATCATGGCGCTGTCAGTGTTCCTGCAGTTCTTCACCCGCTATGTCCTCAACGACAGCTATGCCTGGACCGAGGAGATCGCGACCTATTGCCTGATCGGCGTGGTCTTCATCGGCTCGGCGATGTGCGTGCGGCTGTCGCGGCACATCCAGGTCGATTTGCTGTTCCGCTATCTGCCGCATCTGCCGGCGCGCGCGCTGTCGACCGCGATCGACCTCATTCGGATCGCGTTCTTCGGCTATGCGATCAAGCTGGTCTGGCAATTCATCCAGATCATCGGTGACGAGCGGATGACCACGATCAAGTTTCAAAAGGGTTTTGTGTATTACGCCGTGCTGCTCGGCTTCGTGTTGATGTTCGCGCGCGCGATCCAGATCGCGGTCGAGAACTGGCGGCGGGGCTACTCCATCCTGGAGCGCCCCGGCGCATTCGACGGAACGGAAGGGTAG
- a CDS encoding L-idonate 5-dehydrogenase, whose translation MTSMALAATLFGPEDLRMVERPLDPLAAGMVRIRFGAGGICGSDMHYYRHARTGDFVVTSPLVLGHEIAGEVVEIADSAPGVKVGDRVALNPSRWCGHCKPCRESRPNLCENIFFMGSASKTPHMQGGFASYFDAIPAQCVKIPDHVTYQAAALAEPLAVCLHAVARAGDVRGKRAVLFGAGPIGLLTMLAAQRAGIAETTVVDIAAAPLAFATKLGANHVVDISGGEEALKAEAAARPFDVAFEVSGTAAGLASAIGVVRRGGVVVQVGNLPGGQIPVPANAVMAKEIDLRGSFRFGAEFFTAVELIADGSVDVLSLVTAQRPLSVAPDAVRLALDRSQSVKVVLTA comes from the coding sequence ATGACATCGATGGCTTTGGCCGCAACGCTGTTCGGCCCGGAAGATCTGCGCATGGTCGAGCGGCCGCTCGATCCGCTCGCCGCGGGCATGGTTCGCATCCGTTTCGGCGCCGGCGGCATCTGCGGTTCCGACATGCATTACTACCGCCATGCCCGCACCGGCGATTTCGTGGTGACCTCGCCGCTCGTGCTCGGCCACGAGATCGCGGGCGAGGTGGTCGAGATCGCAGACTCTGCGCCAGGCGTGAAGGTCGGCGACCGCGTCGCCCTCAATCCGTCGCGCTGGTGCGGTCACTGCAAGCCGTGCCGCGAGAGCCGGCCTAATCTCTGCGAAAACATCTTCTTCATGGGATCGGCCTCGAAGACCCCGCATATGCAGGGCGGCTTTGCGTCCTACTTCGACGCCATTCCCGCGCAGTGCGTGAAGATTCCCGACCACGTGACCTATCAGGCGGCAGCGCTCGCCGAACCGCTGGCGGTGTGCCTGCACGCCGTCGCCCGCGCCGGCGACGTTAGGGGTAAGCGCGCGGTGCTGTTCGGCGCCGGTCCGATCGGCCTGTTGACCATGCTGGCGGCGCAACGCGCAGGGATCGCGGAGACGACCGTCGTGGATATCGCGGCGGCGCCGCTGGCATTTGCTACGAAGCTTGGCGCCAACCATGTCGTCGATATCTCCGGCGGTGAGGAGGCGCTGAAGGCGGAAGCTGCGGCGCGCCCGTTCGATGTCGCGTTTGAAGTCTCGGGCACGGCCGCAGGCCTTGCAAGCGCGATCGGCGTCGTCCGGCGCGGCGGCGTCGTGGTCCAGGTCGGCAATCTGCCGGGCGGGCAGATCCCGGTGCCGGCGAATGCTGTCATGGCCAAGGAGATCGACCTGCGCGGCTCGTTCCGCTTCGGAGCGGAATTCTTCACCGCGGTCGAACTGATCGCCGATGGCAGCGTCGACGTACTTTCGCTGGTAACGGCCCAGCGCCCGCTTTCGGTCGCGCCCGACGCGGTGCGGCTGGCGCTCGACCGTTCGCAAAGCGTCAAGGTCGTGCTGACGGCGTGA
- a CDS encoding helix-turn-helix transcriptional regulator, with amino-acid sequence MITANQLRAARALLSIDQRQMAELADLSVPTIQRMEASDGVIRANVDSLMKLVSALESAGIELINPGAASATGGRGVRLREHVTNPKTTPKSKSKTVRRPKRVLERVR; translated from the coding sequence ATGATTACCGCCAATCAGCTCAGGGCCGCGCGAGCGCTTCTGAGCATCGATCAGCGGCAAATGGCCGAACTGGCCGATCTTTCGGTGCCGACCATCCAGCGCATGGAAGCCAGCGATGGCGTGATCCGCGCCAACGTCGATTCGCTGATGAAACTGGTTTCCGCGCTCGAGAGCGCCGGGATAGAGCTGATCAATCCGGGCGCCGCAAGCGCGACAGGCGGGCGAGGGGTGCGTCTTCGGGAACATGTCACAAACCCCAAGACAACCCCCAAGTCAAAGAGCAAGACCGTCCGCCGCCCGAAGAGGGTGCTGGAACGGGTTCGATAG
- a CDS encoding sialic acid TRAP transporter substrate-binding protein SiaP: protein MAQTKLKWAHVYETSEPFHTASVWAAGEIGKRTNGRYQIDVYPASQLGKETDINQGLSLGSVDMIISGSSFAAKSFPPIGVTYYPYTFRDADHLLAYTKSDVFKELTKGYEDKTGHRILAVTYYGVRHTSSNKPIKTCADMKGLKIRVPDVPAYLAMPRACGANTAPIAFAEVYLALQNGTVEAQENPLTTIEAKKFYEVQKHIVLTGHIVDHLNTVMSGALWKKLSEEDRKIFTDVAQEAAAKATAEIKTNEAKLVDFFKQKGLTVTEVNKDEFRDTVLKTVSFESFDYRKADWERIQAVK, encoded by the coding sequence ATGGCGCAGACCAAGCTCAAATGGGCCCACGTTTACGAAACGTCTGAGCCGTTCCACACCGCTTCCGTCTGGGCCGCCGGCGAAATCGGCAAGCGCACCAATGGGCGTTACCAGATCGACGTCTATCCGGCCTCGCAGCTCGGCAAGGAAACCGACATCAACCAGGGGCTTTCGCTGGGCTCGGTCGACATGATCATCTCGGGCTCGAGTTTTGCGGCCAAGAGCTTCCCGCCGATCGGCGTGACCTACTATCCCTACACCTTCCGCGACGCCGATCATCTCCTCGCCTATACCAAGAGCGACGTCTTCAAGGAGCTTACGAAGGGCTACGAGGACAAGACCGGCCATCGCATCCTGGCGGTGACTTACTACGGCGTGCGTCACACCTCGTCGAACAAGCCGATCAAGACCTGCGCCGACATGAAGGGCCTCAAGATTCGCGTGCCTGATGTGCCGGCCTATCTTGCGATGCCGCGCGCCTGCGGCGCCAATACCGCGCCGATTGCGTTTGCCGAGGTCTATCTCGCCCTGCAGAACGGCACCGTCGAGGCCCAGGAAAATCCGCTCACCACCATCGAGGCCAAGAAATTCTACGAGGTGCAGAAGCACATCGTGCTGACCGGCCACATCGTCGATCATCTCAACACCGTGATGTCCGGCGCGCTCTGGAAAAAGTTGTCCGAGGAAGACCGCAAGATCTTCACCGACGTCGCGCAGGAAGCGGCGGCGAAGGCGACCGCCGAGATCAAGACCAACGAAGCCAAGCTGGTCGATTTCTTCAAGCAGAAGGGTCTGACGGTGACCGAGGTCAACAAGGACGAGTTCCGCGACACCGTGCTCAAGACCGTGAGTTTTGAGAGCTTCGACTATCGCAAGGCCGACTGGGAACGCATCCAGGCGGTGAAATAA
- the uxuA gene encoding mannonate dehydratase, with amino-acid sequence MLQGWRWYGPNDPVSLDDIRQAGATDVVTALHQVPIGEAWTRAAVEERKNLIENSQPGRSPLTWSVVESIPIPDDVKRLGGKATRSIETWIASLEAVASAGIKIICYNFMPVVDWCRTDLEWELPNGAKAMRFDQERFAAFDLHILERPEAQAEYSEAAQRRAKEAYSRMTQADIDVLVTNIASALPGSTTDPLTIPQFRDRLQQYRGIDSAVLRRHLSEFLARVTPVAESLGVTLTLHPDDPPRPLFGLPRIASSAEDYQALFDAVPSKANGICFCTGSLGVRAENDLPAMAKRFAPRIGFAHLRATKRESDGLSFFESDHLDGDVDMIAVLKALLAENRKRSSSHQIVFRPDHGHRMLDDLAETKRTNPGYTAIGRLRGLAELRGAIRAIEHAG; translated from the coding sequence ATGCTGCAGGGATGGCGGTGGTACGGGCCCAATGATCCCGTATCGCTCGACGATATCCGCCAGGCCGGTGCGACCGACGTGGTGACGGCGCTGCATCAGGTGCCGATCGGCGAAGCCTGGACGCGCGCCGCCGTCGAGGAGCGCAAGAACCTGATCGAGAACAGCCAGCCCGGCCGCTCACCGCTGACCTGGTCGGTGGTGGAATCGATTCCGATTCCCGACGACGTCAAGCGGCTCGGGGGCAAGGCGACGCGCTCGATCGAGACCTGGATCGCGAGCCTCGAGGCGGTGGCTTCCGCCGGCATCAAGATCATCTGCTACAATTTCATGCCGGTCGTGGACTGGTGCCGCACCGATCTCGAATGGGAATTGCCGAACGGCGCCAAGGCAATGCGCTTCGACCAGGAGCGGTTCGCGGCGTTCGATCTGCATATCCTGGAGCGCCCCGAGGCGCAGGCCGAATATTCCGAGGCCGCGCAGCGTCGCGCCAAGGAGGCCTATTCGCGGATGACGCAGGCCGATATCGATGTCCTCGTCACCAACATTGCCAGCGCGCTGCCGGGCTCCACGACGGATCCGCTGACGATCCCGCAATTCCGCGACCGCCTGCAGCAATATCGCGGTATCGATTCCGCGGTGCTGCGCCGGCACCTCAGCGAATTCCTCGCGCGTGTGACGCCGGTCGCCGAATCCCTCGGCGTGACGCTGACGCTGCACCCGGACGACCCGCCGCGGCCGCTGTTTGGCCTGCCGCGCATTGCGTCCTCGGCGGAAGACTATCAGGCGCTGTTCGACGCGGTGCCCTCGAAGGCCAACGGCATCTGCTTCTGCACCGGCTCGCTCGGCGTGCGCGCGGAAAACGATCTGCCGGCCATGGCCAAGCGCTTTGCGCCACGGATCGGCTTTGCCCATCTGCGGGCGACCAAGCGGGAAAGCGACGGCCTGTCGTTCTTCGAATCCGATCATCTCGACGGCGACGTCGACATGATCGCGGTGCTCAAGGCGCTGCTTGCCGAGAACAGGAAGCGTTCGTCCAGCCACCAGATCGTATTCCGGCCCGATCACGGCCATCGCATGCTCGACGATCTCGCGGAAACCAAGCGCACCAATCCCGGCTATACCGCGATCGGCCGCCTGCGCGGGCTCGCCGAACTGCGCGGTGCCATCCGCGCCATCGAACACGCCGGCTAA
- a CDS encoding class I SAM-dependent methyltransferase — MRLLGRYQGRNGAIEIVECSADGTRIYFEEGIRQSQATPDGESVFSYVRLMDELLHRATNILVLGCGGGNLATRLARLGKDLTIVDNNPISFVIAQRYFGLPDGLPLVVSDFRKFILDDDLLYDGIAIDVGGPDFCFDDEFDVETCDAIRARLTPGGRIVMNVLVANDIDPVPDRIAARLAGDRLGAWIIDEQGVQDRNAIIACVPEKQLNARPALAEVMQNSLERWSTRRGRLRGRDLGAIYSTADR, encoded by the coding sequence GTGCGGCTGCTGGGGCGCTATCAGGGCAGGAACGGCGCAATCGAGATTGTCGAATGCTCCGCGGACGGAACGCGGATCTATTTCGAGGAAGGCATCAGGCAGAGTCAGGCCACACCCGACGGCGAGAGCGTCTTCAGCTACGTCAGGCTCATGGACGAGCTGCTGCATCGCGCGACGAACATTCTGGTCCTGGGATGCGGCGGCGGGAATCTCGCCACCAGGCTGGCACGTCTCGGAAAAGACCTGACGATCGTCGACAATAATCCGATCAGCTTCGTGATCGCTCAGAGATATTTTGGGCTGCCGGACGGATTGCCGCTGGTGGTGTCCGATTTCCGGAAATTCATTCTCGACGACGATCTGCTTTACGATGGAATCGCCATCGATGTCGGAGGTCCGGATTTTTGCTTTGATGACGAATTCGACGTCGAGACCTGCGACGCCATCCGCGCGCGGTTGACGCCCGGTGGCCGCATCGTCATGAACGTCTTGGTCGCGAACGACATCGACCCGGTACCCGATCGCATCGCCGCACGGCTTGCCGGCGACCGGCTGGGAGCGTGGATCATCGACGAACAGGGCGTCCAGGATCGAAATGCGATCATTGCATGCGTGCCGGAAAAGCAGTTGAACGCGCGTCCGGCGCTCGCCGAGGTGATGCAAAACAGCCTCGAGCGATGGTCGACCCGGCGAGGCAGATTGCGCGGCCGCGACCTCGGCGCGATATATTCCACCGCTGACAGGTAG